A window from Corynebacterium singulare encodes these proteins:
- the cas2e gene encoding type I-E CRISPR-associated endoribonuclease Cas2e, producing MMVLVVTACPAGLRGDLSKWLIELTPGVFVGRPSARIRDLLWERTTELCKDGRALLVYSAANEQGMEFKTHRHHWTPSDFDGVTLMVRPTTKPQNEQNRKGWSNARRVRSAYRKQKGA from the coding sequence ATGATGGTTCTCGTTGTCACTGCGTGCCCTGCAGGGCTACGCGGCGACTTGTCGAAGTGGCTAATTGAACTAACTCCTGGAGTTTTCGTAGGACGGCCTTCCGCTCGCATCCGTGATCTGCTGTGGGAGCGAACCACCGAATTGTGTAAGGACGGCCGTGCACTTTTGGTCTATTCAGCAGCCAATGAACAAGGCATGGAGTTTAAGACTCACCGCCATCACTGGACACCTTCTGATTTTGACGGCGTTACGCTCATGGTCCGCCCCACAACGAAGCCACAGAATGAGCAGAATCGAAAGGGGTGGTCAAACGCCCGCCGTGTTCGTTCCGCATATAGGAAGCAGAAAGGTGCATAA
- the cas1e gene encoding type I-E CRISPR-associated endonuclease Cas1e yields the protein MTTPHEVPLTRQALARVGDRISFLYAERCVINRDGNSLTIVDQRGTAHVPATQIAALLLGPGTKITYAAMALLGDAGVSAVWVGERGVRYYAHGRPPAKSSRMAEIQAEVVTHQRKRLNCARRMYAMRFPGEDVSGLTMAQLRGREGARMKKVYEKESVRTGVYWNRRSYDPNDFESSDPINQALTAASAALYGVAHAVISALGFVPALGVIHTGTDRSFVYDIADLYKAEISIPAAFDTVAAAKGKPSVEVRRHVRDYVVSHRLMPRMVKDLKSLFDVPDDELVSDVELMLWSELEVIASGMNWAEEETLS from the coding sequence ATGACCACCCCACATGAGGTCCCTCTCACACGCCAAGCTTTGGCGCGCGTTGGGGACCGCATCAGTTTTCTTTACGCTGAGCGGTGCGTTATTAACCGCGATGGCAATTCACTCACCATCGTTGATCAACGCGGCACCGCGCATGTGCCCGCTACGCAGATTGCAGCTTTGCTTCTAGGACCGGGCACGAAGATTACATACGCCGCGATGGCCTTGCTTGGTGATGCCGGAGTGAGCGCGGTCTGGGTAGGGGAGCGCGGTGTGCGCTATTACGCACATGGCCGCCCACCCGCGAAGTCAAGCCGTATGGCAGAAATTCAAGCAGAAGTAGTCACGCATCAGCGCAAACGATTGAACTGTGCCCGCCGGATGTATGCCATGCGCTTTCCCGGTGAGGATGTATCTGGGCTAACCATGGCCCAGCTCCGCGGGCGCGAAGGTGCTCGGATGAAGAAGGTGTACGAAAAAGAATCTGTGCGAACTGGTGTCTATTGGAATAGGAGGTCGTACGATCCCAACGACTTCGAATCTTCTGATCCGATCAACCAAGCACTTACTGCAGCCAGCGCGGCCCTGTATGGGGTAGCACATGCTGTGATCTCCGCATTGGGCTTTGTTCCGGCTCTCGGCGTTATTCATACCGGAACTGATCGTTCCTTTGTCTACGACATTGCCGACTTGTACAAGGCAGAGATTTCAATTCCGGCCGCTTTTGACACGGTTGCTGCGGCGAAGGGTAAGCCGTCCGTTGAAGTGCGCCGTCATGTCCGCGATTATGTTGTTTCCCACCGGCTCATGCCCCGCATGGTCAAAGATTTGAAGTCCCTATTTGATGTCCCAGATGACGAGCTGGTGAGCGACGTGGAACTTATGCTCTGGAGTGAGCTTGAAGTGATTGCTTCTGGAATGAATTGGGCCGAAGAGGAGACTCTTTCATGA
- the cas6e gene encoding type I-E CRISPR-associated protein Cas6/Cse3/CasE: MTTLTKILINPQLRQGRKLLSNPHAMHAAVSAAFPPDIDNSDARILWRVDQNRHENVLYIVGSEKPTSAGIVEQAGYDTRPAQSLDYTRFLRTLQKGQRWRFELLANPTYSQSNNGKRGKVKAHVSVEHQLEWLYKRAEKAGFALAPRAHDEASDEERARWSLDDETAIVERRTLDFRKGENRRHIRIVTVRYRGTLEVTDPELLRATLTHGIGRARGYGCGLMTLAAVSS, translated from the coding sequence GTGACTACCTTGACCAAAATCCTTATCAACCCGCAGTTGCGCCAGGGCCGAAAGCTGCTGAGCAACCCTCATGCCATGCATGCAGCGGTGAGCGCAGCGTTTCCGCCGGACATCGACAATTCCGACGCACGTATCCTGTGGCGCGTTGATCAGAACCGTCACGAGAATGTCCTTTACATCGTGGGCTCTGAAAAACCGACCTCGGCAGGCATTGTTGAGCAGGCCGGCTATGACACACGCCCGGCCCAATCCCTCGATTACACACGGTTCTTAAGGACATTGCAGAAGGGGCAGCGCTGGCGCTTCGAGTTGCTTGCGAACCCCACCTATTCCCAGTCCAACAACGGTAAGCGCGGAAAGGTCAAAGCTCATGTCTCTGTAGAACACCAGCTTGAGTGGCTTTACAAGCGCGCTGAAAAGGCGGGTTTTGCCCTAGCTCCTCGCGCACATGACGAGGCATCTGATGAAGAACGCGCACGATGGTCACTCGATGATGAGACAGCCATCGTGGAAAGGCGTACTCTCGATTTCCGCAAGGGCGAGAATCGGCGACATATTCGTATCGTTACTGTCCGTTACCGTGGCACGCTTGAGGTCACCGATCCCGAGCTGCTCCGAGCTACGCTTACTCACGGTATTGGTCGTGCTCGCGGCTATGGCTGTGGCCTGATGACGTTGGCGGCTGTGTCTTCATGA
- the cas5e gene encoding type I-E CRISPR-associated protein Cas5/CasD: MTSTLLLLLKAPLQSWGNESRYATRTTAQIPSKSGVLGMLAAAEGRRRTDDITDLAGLTFAVRVDQSGSLLRDYQTAQNWQRNPKADAKLITRYFLSDAAFVAAIEAEERSLLEGLAEALNKPAFPIFLGRRSCPAPPNVVQGIVDKPAVKALQEHSTWHATKEYMKTCGEKVALPIYRDAQAGELGESLQDVPVSFDPRHRKYAWRTVVQRENALVDNPLEASQLRPDPFMEAVMNA, encoded by the coding sequence ATGACATCGACCTTATTATTGTTACTCAAAGCTCCTTTGCAGTCTTGGGGTAATGAATCACGCTATGCCACGCGAACTACGGCACAGATTCCATCTAAGTCTGGGGTCCTTGGGATGCTCGCTGCTGCGGAAGGACGCCGGCGCACTGACGACATCACAGACCTCGCCGGTCTGACATTCGCTGTACGTGTTGACCAGTCCGGTAGCTTGCTGAGGGATTATCAAACGGCCCAAAACTGGCAGAGAAATCCCAAAGCTGATGCGAAGTTGATCACGCGCTACTTTCTGTCCGATGCTGCATTTGTTGCTGCAATCGAAGCAGAGGAGCGCAGTCTGCTTGAGGGCTTGGCTGAAGCGCTCAACAAACCTGCGTTCCCCATTTTCTTAGGCCGCCGATCGTGTCCTGCACCTCCGAATGTGGTTCAGGGAATCGTCGATAAGCCAGCAGTAAAAGCACTCCAAGAACATTCCACGTGGCATGCGACAAAGGAGTACATGAAAACATGCGGTGAGAAGGTGGCCCTTCCTATTTACAGGGATGCTCAGGCAGGAGAGCTCGGTGAGTCCCTGCAGGATGTCCCTGTCTCCTTCGATCCCAGACACCGAAAGTATGCTTGGCGCACGGTAGTCCAGCGTGAAAACGCACTTGTGGACAATCCGCTGGAGGCTTCGCAACTGCGCCCCGACCCATTTATGGAAGCAGTGATGAACGCGTGA
- the cas7e gene encoding type I-E CRISPR-associated protein Cas7/Cse4/CasC encodes MSLVIDVHALQTLPPSLINRDDTGAPKSAVFGGVPRQRVSSQSWKRAIRAYFENNVDPDSVGDRSKRLPEKIAKLVEDHEGWDAERAIKQVSDLFKAAGISTEVDSKRIKELEKSDAEDKEALLKEARYPRTKYLIFLSPQQIERAAREIVAADGEKIKKADAKEILDTQHSVDMAMFGRMIADDAAFNVDAAVQVAHALGIHDSAPEFDYFTAVDDLAEDGEETGAGMIGTVQMMSSTLYRFATVNVAGLTKNLDSEENAKQAAIQFVDAFIKSMPTGKINTFANHTLPELVYVTVRDTRPVSLVTAFEEPVRATDNKNLRIAGAEALAKEEKEFEENYGLKPQASFVVGVSEAREPFAEIAETVTLPELAERLSAALDAS; translated from the coding sequence ATGTCTCTTGTCATCGATGTTCACGCTCTCCAGACACTTCCGCCATCCCTCATCAACCGCGACGACACTGGTGCCCCGAAGTCTGCTGTCTTTGGTGGTGTTCCCCGCCAGCGCGTATCTTCCCAATCTTGGAAGCGAGCCATTCGCGCCTACTTTGAGAACAACGTTGACCCGGATTCTGTAGGAGACCGCTCCAAGCGCCTCCCAGAAAAGATTGCCAAGTTGGTAGAAGACCACGAAGGTTGGGATGCCGAGCGCGCAATCAAACAAGTGTCTGATCTGTTCAAGGCCGCTGGAATTTCCACCGAAGTCGATAGCAAGCGGATCAAGGAACTGGAAAAGTCCGACGCTGAGGACAAAGAGGCGCTCCTCAAAGAAGCACGCTACCCGCGCACTAAGTACCTCATCTTTCTGAGCCCGCAGCAGATTGAACGTGCAGCCCGTGAAATCGTTGCTGCGGATGGGGAGAAGATCAAGAAGGCTGATGCGAAGGAAATTCTCGATACTCAGCACTCCGTGGATATGGCTATGTTCGGGCGCATGATTGCCGATGATGCTGCCTTCAACGTCGATGCCGCAGTGCAGGTTGCACACGCACTGGGAATTCACGATAGTGCCCCAGAGTTCGATTACTTCACCGCAGTCGATGATCTAGCTGAAGACGGTGAAGAAACTGGTGCAGGCATGATTGGCACAGTCCAGATGATGTCTTCCACTCTCTACCGCTTTGCCACCGTAAACGTTGCTGGTCTGACTAAGAACCTCGATTCCGAAGAGAATGCAAAACAGGCAGCAATTCAGTTCGTCGATGCCTTCATCAAGTCGATGCCAACTGGCAAAATCAATACCTTCGCCAACCATACTCTCCCTGAACTGGTGTACGTCACCGTTCGTGACACACGCCCAGTAAGTCTCGTGACGGCATTCGAGGAGCCGGTTCGTGCCACCGACAACAAGAACCTTCGCATCGCTGGTGCAGAGGCTCTAGCGAAGGAAGAGAAGGAGTTCGAGGAGAACTATGGCCTGAAGCCGCAGGCTTCTTTCGTGGTTGGTGTTAGCGAGGCACGAGAGCCTTTCGCAGAGATTGCAGAGACCGTCACCTTGCCAGAACTCGCGGAACGTCTCAGTGCAGCCCTGGATGCCTCCTAA
- the casB gene encoding type I-E CRISPR-associated protein Cse2/CasB — protein sequence MTKTPPSADTPTTQTRPTLRPAVARTANELQFAILHSPNHAKSAQARATLATLRKYASVPLKDQPLALEEVLLILQPSLSDNELGKSNAPSPSEAAAFNALVMFGIHMQSATTDAHVEGQSFARACGRFFAQSESQSTKPRFDAMLVSRDEASRLIHIRSLITLLRGAKIGFDYGQFAQDLRTLNVRTSTQAEQNRRQGVLLRWGRDFATGAFSKSTQSTKS from the coding sequence ATGACTAAAACCCCACCCAGCGCCGATACTCCAACCACGCAGACGAGGCCGACTCTTCGCCCTGCTGTTGCTCGGACTGCGAATGAACTCCAGTTCGCTATACTGCATTCGCCGAATCACGCTAAGAGTGCCCAAGCCCGTGCAACGCTGGCTACGCTGCGCAAGTACGCCTCCGTTCCCCTCAAAGATCAACCGCTCGCGTTGGAGGAGGTTCTCCTAATCCTCCAGCCATCTCTGAGTGACAATGAGTTGGGCAAAAGCAACGCTCCGTCTCCATCAGAGGCAGCGGCTTTCAACGCTCTCGTGATGTTCGGCATTCACATGCAGAGTGCGACAACGGACGCCCATGTAGAAGGCCAAAGCTTCGCGCGTGCCTGTGGCCGATTTTTTGCCCAGAGCGAGTCCCAGTCCACCAAACCCCGTTTCGATGCCATGTTGGTCTCTCGCGATGAAGCATCCCGTCTGATTCACATTCGCTCACTCATTACATTGCTCCGTGGCGCAAAGATTGGCTTTGACTACGGGCAATTCGCGCAAGATCTCCGAACCCTTAACGTTCGCACCTCAACCCAGGCTGAGCAAAACCGACGCCAGGGAGTTCTTTTGAGGTGGGGACGCGATTTTGCCACCGGTGCTTTCTCTAAGAGCACGCAGTCCACTAAATCCTAA
- the casA gene encoding type I-E CRISPR-associated protein Cse1/CasA, translated as MTETSTFNLLDEPWIMCMDGANQQVALSIRDIFSGRGDARKVVGDSPTQDYSVLRVLLAIFWRAHALDIAEEYGSNWDDFDWPEWFDELHAQLVGEQRDDVVLNYLEAYEDRFDLLSPTAPFMQVADLHTKSGATRPVSFIVPEAADNFFTMRTAEGRQSLALDEAARWLIHAQAYDFSGIKSGAEGDSRVKGGKGYPIGTGWTGRTGGTVVLGSGGLLETLILNTPPSAVLDSEEGGAVSADIPVWEREPDTAAQRPGSNDDIGAVPHGAVDLATWQARRIRLFFEDERAVQVLVSNGDRIPDAGKNVMGDPMTPYRYSPNQSKKGQTAYYPRPYDPTRTMWRALDALIALEDDPGFDNNKNKAPKRPRNLSNLADLEADGYLDKNALDLALVSMEYGPQESSVASTFIATIGLPLVVLRADDTGRRVRNAVRTSAEKTSKAAISLGWFAGQLLVAAGGDYEFGTSTADRFYARLEPLFLSWMSGLSSDTAETAQVEWQKQVREQVLRDARELLRGAGTKAIVGREIDAGDSGKGRIISAGSLFRQLHRRLDKDLPLTVSPTSPEADASGLSHEDDSHD; from the coding sequence ATGACTGAAACCTCAACGTTCAATCTGCTCGATGAGCCGTGGATCATGTGCATGGATGGTGCCAACCAACAAGTTGCTTTGAGTATCCGTGACATCTTCTCCGGTCGCGGTGATGCACGCAAGGTCGTCGGTGATTCACCGACCCAGGACTACTCGGTGCTCCGGGTGCTGTTGGCCATCTTTTGGCGGGCGCATGCGCTCGACATTGCAGAAGAATACGGCAGTAACTGGGATGATTTCGATTGGCCGGAATGGTTTGACGAACTGCATGCACAGTTGGTGGGTGAACAGCGTGACGATGTAGTCCTCAACTATCTCGAGGCCTATGAAGATAGGTTCGATCTTCTTTCACCGACCGCCCCCTTCATGCAGGTTGCTGATCTGCATACGAAGTCGGGGGCAACCAGACCAGTCTCTTTCATCGTTCCCGAGGCCGCTGACAACTTCTTCACCATGCGCACGGCTGAAGGTCGTCAATCTCTCGCCCTCGATGAGGCCGCACGATGGCTCATCCATGCCCAGGCTTATGATTTCTCGGGCATCAAATCCGGAGCGGAAGGTGACTCGCGAGTAAAGGGAGGAAAGGGTTATCCCATCGGAACCGGCTGGACTGGTCGCACTGGTGGCACCGTTGTTCTTGGTTCGGGAGGTCTTCTCGAGACTTTGATTCTCAACACTCCACCGTCGGCCGTGCTGGATTCTGAAGAAGGCGGAGCCGTCAGCGCGGATATCCCGGTCTGGGAACGAGAGCCCGATACTGCAGCTCAGCGCCCAGGCTCGAATGATGACATTGGCGCAGTGCCGCATGGTGCTGTCGATCTTGCTACCTGGCAAGCGCGTCGCATTCGGCTCTTCTTCGAGGATGAACGGGCAGTCCAGGTACTCGTGTCGAACGGTGACCGAATTCCGGATGCAGGTAAGAACGTCATGGGTGATCCGATGACGCCTTACCGTTATAGCCCGAATCAGTCGAAGAAGGGTCAGACTGCGTATTATCCGCGCCCCTACGATCCGACTAGGACGATGTGGCGAGCTCTTGATGCTCTGATTGCGCTAGAGGATGACCCCGGCTTCGATAACAACAAAAACAAGGCCCCGAAGCGTCCTCGAAATCTCTCCAACTTGGCAGACCTAGAAGCAGATGGGTATCTGGACAAGAACGCCCTAGACCTTGCTTTGGTCTCGATGGAGTATGGCCCGCAGGAATCGTCCGTGGCCTCCACCTTCATTGCCACAATCGGTTTGCCACTTGTCGTGCTTCGGGCGGATGACACTGGCCGAAGGGTACGCAATGCGGTCCGTACCTCTGCAGAGAAAACAAGTAAGGCAGCAATCAGCCTTGGTTGGTTTGCTGGCCAGCTGCTGGTTGCCGCAGGAGGCGATTATGAATTCGGTACGAGTACAGCTGATCGTTTCTATGCCCGACTCGAGCCGCTCTTCCTGAGCTGGATGTCGGGACTAAGCTCTGACACCGCTGAAACTGCGCAGGTTGAATGGCAGAAGCAGGTGCGCGAACAGGTTCTTCGTGATGCACGTGAACTTCTCCGCGGTGCTGGCACCAAGGCCATCGTAGGCAGGGAAATCGATGCCGGTGACAGCGGTAAGGGGCGCATTATCTCGGCCGGTTCTCTTTTCCGTCAGCTGCATCGAAGGCTAGACAAGGACCTTCCGTTGACGGTTTCTCCCACTTCTCCGGAGGCGGATGCCTCCGGACTCTCACACGAGGATGACTCTCATGACTAA